The Zingiber officinale cultivar Zhangliang chromosome 10A, Zo_v1.1, whole genome shotgun sequence genome contains a region encoding:
- the LOC122027206 gene encoding uncharacterized protein LOC122027206: MESFQAVPPTISSTAAAANGGGEKSTAVPVLETSNSFSDEFNPQDFIGFLEVFVHQARDIHNICIYHKQDVFAKLCLTSNPDVTVATQTINGGGRNPVFNQNLRLNVKNVDCSMKCEIWMLSKAKNYLEDQLLGFALVPLSDVLIANGKLVQEFSLSSTDLFHSPAGFVQLSISYVGTSPEVVAIPASLKSLIVDTTLPDAEPDDSIPCDYEKIEFPDLKVHNENQLMVSEYYGIPCSDMETQCSDSFVTGENDDCPDEEAGVLIVESFSTVNCHDSVGNLKHDTPVSSFSTTESTAVAPAASQSTSDPLSSTASPSPKVKSSESMEGEADSSRAPSDDALFKPIIKIDVPVQPVVQQDFVDIYMKSMQQFTESLAKLKLPMDIDNSSTASEDGNSIHTAENGNSASEKTLSTPKSNGSRVFYGSRAFF; the protein is encoded by the coding sequence ATGGAGTCCTTCCAAGCAGTTCCCCCAACCATCAGTTCCACTGCTGCTGCTGCCAACGGAGGTGGAGAGAAGTCGACAGCAGTTCCTGTCCTTGAGACCTCCAACAGTTTCAGCGATGAATTTAACCCTCAGGACTTCATCGGCTTTCTCGAAGTCTTTGTCCACCAAGCTCGTGACATCCACAACATCTGCATCTACCACAAGCAAGATGTCTTCGCTAAGCTTTGCCTCACCAGCAACCCCGACGTCACTGTCGCGACGCAGACGATCAACGGCGGAGGACGGAACCCGGTCTTCAACCAGAATCTCCGGCTCAACGTGAAGAACGTCGACTGTTCGATGAAATGCGAAATATGGATGCTAAGCAAGGCCAAGAATTATCTCGAAGACCAGTTGCTTGGGTTTGCTCTGGTGCCCCTTTCAGATGTCCTAATAGCCAACGGCAAGCTGGTACAGGAGTTCTCCCTATCTTCGACTGATCTTTTCCACTCCCCGGCTGGGTTTGTTCAGTTGTCAATTTCTTATGTTGGCACTTCTCCTGAAGTAGTGGCAATTCCAGCGTCTCTGAAATCATTGATTGTCGACACTACCTTGCCTGATGCTGAACCTGATGACTCGATTCCCTGCGATTATGAGAAAATTGAGTTTCCTGACTTGAAAGTCCACAATGAGAATCAGCTAATGGTTTCTGAATATTATGGGATTCCATGCTCCGACATGGAAACTCAGTGTTCGGATAGCTTTGTAACTGGAGAGAACGACGACTGCCCTGATGAGGAAGCAGGGGTGCTGATAGTGGAGAGCTTTTCCACTGTTAACTGTCATGATTCCGTCGGAAATCTAAAACACGATACTCCAGTGAGCAGTTTCTCGACCACTGAATCAACTGCGGTAGCCCCTGCTGCATCTCAATCTACCTCTGATCCGTTGTCGTCGACAGCTTCACCTAGCCCGAAAGTTAAGAGTTCCGAATCTATGGAAGGTGAGGCTGATTCATCTAGAGCACCATCAGATGATGCACTCTTCAAGCCTATTATCAAGATAGATGTGCCAGTGCAGCCAGTCGTCCAGCAGGACTTCGTCGATATCTACATGAAAAGTATGCAGCAGTTCACGGAGTCGTTGGCGAAGCTGAAACTTCCTATGGATATTGATAATAGTAGCACAGCTTCTGAAGATGGTAACTCAATCCATACTGCTGAAAATGGTAACTCAGCATCTGAGAAGACGCTGTCGACTCCGAAGAGCAATGGTTCCAGAGTTTTTTATGGAAGCAGGGCATTCTTCTGA